The window GATATGAGAACCATTTTAGAACTGAAAAAACGACTTAAGAACGAAACCTTATTCAGCAGAAAATATCCTGATTATAAAGATGACGATGATAAAATTCATTTGTTGTATGTTTCGCCTTGTTTAGATTCCACAGGGTATTACCGTGCAATAACACCTGCTTTGGAACTTAACAAGACATCATCTCATTGCGCGATTATTACTGCTATTGAAACCTTTAACTTCAATAAGCGCTTTGAAGATTATGAGAATCTGATTGATGAAAAACTACTATACTGGGCAGATTATGTGATCTTCCCAGTTATCTTTTCAGATATTGATTTCTTTATAAAAGCAATTCGTGTATTGCGACCAGATGTTCAATTGGTAATGGATGTCGATCAAAATTTTACGGCTATTCCTCAAAGTCACGCATTGTCGCGCAAAATCAGCACTCGTGATAAAGAGCAATTATTGTCAAATATGATTTCTATGGATGTGGTAACAGCTGCTACAAAACCATTGGCTAGTTTTTATAAAAAGATATTACTTGACAATTTTCCTAATCATAGTACGCACGTTGCGCAATTGCCCTCTTTGGTGTCACGACTTGGTTATGAAGAGATACCACCTTTAAAACGTAATGAGTCTGAAACAATCAGGATTGGGATTATAGGTAGTAAAAGTCAGCTTGAAGATTTGCTAATCCTTAAGGAACTAGTTGCAAAAACTAAAGAAGTCCTTAAAGAAGGAGTTCAATTTGTATGCTATGGTTGGGATGGAAAAGATAGTAATGGCGAGCTAGTTCTTAAAGGACTAGCAATAGAATATCATAAACCTGTGGCGTTTGAAAATCACTTTAAAAAACTGAATGATTTGGCACTGGATATGGTTCTTTTACTTTCTGAAAAGAACCGCTTTTCTCAATGTGCGCCTTACACTGAGCTATTGGAAGGTGCTGTTTTTGGTATTCCAGTAATTGCATCAAAATTTCATTCAGCGGAACAAGTCCTTAAGGAAGGAGAAACAGGATTACTTGCCGAAAGCGCTGAAGACTGGGTAAACGCTATCCAACGTTTAGTTTCTAATAAAAAGCTACGCGATCAGATGGGTAAGAATGCCCTGAAGTCTATTTGGATGGAGCAGCATTTTACGAGCAGGCAACTTCAGAGGTTTCAGGATTTGTTTATTTAAAAATCAAATAATTTATATAAACTAATCTCCTTTCTTGTGCTTATGTGGTTTTAATGATGGCGTATTTCCACCAGTCTTTTTATTATCTCGTTGGCGTCTGTCTGGTTTTCCCGTTGATTTGGCAGTTCTTTTTGGACCTGGTTTAATTCCCATAATTTTAAGTTTAAATTCTTTACTAATTTAATCATTTATAAGCTCGTTAGAAATTTAAGTTTTCAACATAGTTTGAATTTTTTTTAGAAAAGACCATTGTACCGATAACTTCTTTTTCTATTTATCCCATCCATAAATTCACAACCCTAGCCACCGCTAGGGTTTCTTGATTTTAGACTAAAAAACTAAATGCTGTAACGTACCGCAATCCCTTTCCCTTACGTCACTTTCGCGAAAGCGAAATCTATATTTATCCCAATACACACCACAAACTAGTCCCTAAGCGACTAGCAAATTTTGGGAACGCAAATGCAATTAACCAGTACATTCAACAAACAGAAAAAAGGCATCGAGCTTCACTTTAGCGAAGTCCTTCCTAAAGAACTAGCATTTCATTTGAAGGAACTTGGTTTTAAGGAAACACTGTCAGACCCAATGAAATGGTATGTTGACAATCATCCTGCATACTGTCGCTATGTCGAAGAGTTGGAAAAGGAATTTGTAAAAGATGGCGATTGGAAACACGTATTGATCCATCCATCTTTTGAGTCGTCCTTAGAAAACATTGACAAAGGGCAATTTACCTATGTAACGATCTTCCTTAAGGGGCAGGAAAAAGCAGAACAGGAAAACTATGTCGTTTTTGATTCTTACAAGAAAGTCGCTCACGAGATAGCGAGTCGTTTTGCAATGCGCAAGTATGGCGATACACTCAAACATATAGAAGTACATCCTCGCAACTACAAGAGAAAGTCACGCGTCCTGTTTAGAGATGGGAAAGTGATTGACGGTATGGTCGCTTTAGAAAGCTTGCCTACCCAAAACGAAGTCGTTAAGGAAGTGACTGAAAATGATGCGCTAGTCGTTAAGGAAGGAGATACTGAAATTGAGAAAGTCCCTAAAGAAGGAGCTGAAGAAAAAAAGAAAGTCGTTAAGGAACCAGAAGATGATTCTGGTTATAAAACAGATGCAGAACGTAATCTTTCCACAAGATCAGTTTTAAAGGAAGTCATTGAGAAACTGAATGAGCAAACCGAAGAGCTGGACGTCGAACCTGAAACCATTATCGCCACCACCGTAATGGATCTGGAAGATGCTGCCGATCAATGGAGCGAAATCCATTTTAAGAATCATCTCTTAAAAGCACTTCAAAATTTTAAAGATTGGGTTTACGATCTGTCTATTAAAGATCGAGCGATGGCATTAATGCAAGTGAACCGGTTGAATCGATCTTTGAGTCTGGAGCTTATTCCCTTAAAAGAAGTTGAAACTGAAGCTCGGTCTATTGCTAAAGATATTTTTAATCGCGATCACATAGTTCCCAATGTGCTTGTTCCTGTTCACGCAGGCGAGCCTTTCCAGTCTGGCAGTTTGACCATAGGCGATGGTAACTT is drawn from Nonlabens dokdonensis DSW-6 and contains these coding sequences:
- a CDS encoding glycosyltransferase, whose translation is MRTILELKKRLKNETLFSRKYPDYKDDDDKIHLLYVSPCLDSTGYYRAITPALELNKTSSHCAIITAIETFNFNKRFEDYENLIDEKLLYWADYVIFPVIFSDIDFFIKAIRVLRPDVQLVMDVDQNFTAIPQSHALSRKISTRDKEQLLSNMISMDVVTAATKPLASFYKKILLDNFPNHSTHVAQLPSLVSRLGYEEIPPLKRNESETIRIGIIGSKSQLEDLLILKELVAKTKEVLKEGVQFVCYGWDGKDSNGELVLKGLAIEYHKPVAFENHFKKLNDLALDMVLLLSEKNRFSQCAPYTELLEGAVFGIPVIASKFHSAEQVLKEGETGLLAESAEDWVNAIQRLVSNKKLRDQMGKNALKSIWMEQHFTSRQLQRFQDLFI